One Micromonospora sp. FIMYZ51 genomic window carries:
- a CDS encoding TetR/AcrR family transcriptional regulator, which translates to MIESPGAREAGVRRNREALLAAAAAVFVEQGVQAPIRDIAGRAGVGLGTVYRHFPNRAELVIAVYRHQIEECVALASALERESIAPGEALTRWIEAFVEFLVTKHGLGVALQSEDPSLLTLHELMLDKLVPACASLIAAGVSAGEIDPSVTAYTLMRAVGNLCILGPGYERAHAQDMVARLLVGCRTAR; encoded by the coding sequence GTGATCGAGTCGCCTGGGGCACGTGAGGCAGGCGTACGCCGTAACCGCGAGGCCCTTCTCGCCGCTGCTGCCGCGGTGTTCGTGGAGCAGGGGGTGCAGGCGCCCATCCGCGACATCGCCGGGCGGGCCGGCGTGGGCCTCGGCACGGTCTACCGCCACTTCCCCAACCGCGCCGAGTTGGTCATCGCGGTGTACCGCCACCAGATCGAGGAGTGTGTGGCGCTGGCGTCGGCGCTGGAGCGGGAAAGCATCGCGCCCGGTGAGGCACTGACGCGCTGGATCGAGGCGTTCGTGGAGTTCCTGGTGACCAAGCACGGGCTCGGCGTCGCCCTACAGTCGGAGGATCCGAGCCTGCTCACGCTGCATGAGCTGATGCTCGACAAGCTCGTCCCGGCATGCGCGTCGCTGATTGCCGCAGGCGTGTCCGCAGGCGAGATCGACCCCAGCGTGACCGCGTACACCCTCATGCGTGCCGTGGGGAACCTGTGCATCCTCGGCCCGGGCTACGAGCGGGCCCACGCGCAGGACATGGTGGCCCGCCTGCTGGTCGGATGTCGCACCGCCCGGTGA
- a CDS encoding helix-turn-helix domain-containing protein, whose translation MTGRSEVPIGRRVAQWRVRRRMTQQGLADRLGKSKSWIDKVERGVRRLDRYSVIQDIAKVLRVDPAALLGEQPPPAGGDVRDGLDGVRAALARHGVFQAPVRPVSTAELRRQVGHAWLSFQHGQYAQVVRALPGLLDAVQTRPVGEPGPAELAVQAYRIASSVLVKLGEAGLGWLTADRAVAAAGGDAVLVGTATISIGQALRLAGRQRLALAATVVAAQRLTMAAKRPSRVPAGDGPSPSGRRAQEWAVGGTLLLQGALAAAGCGEARQAEALLDWADGVASRAEVADDPQRTSFGPVAVEMARVLVAVERGELAEAVTRHELVIRRDGWRRLPAEYRGAYLVDAARAYLLAGDPAGAGRMLVAADGVAPAEVRARPSTRTLLGELARCRPVPPGVARLATFVGLTR comes from the coding sequence GTGACCGGCCGGAGTGAGGTGCCGATCGGGCGGCGGGTGGCGCAGTGGCGGGTACGGCGGCGGATGACGCAGCAGGGGCTGGCCGACCGGCTGGGCAAGTCGAAAAGCTGGATCGACAAGGTGGAGCGGGGCGTCCGCCGGCTCGACAGGTACTCGGTGATCCAGGATATCGCCAAGGTGCTGCGCGTCGACCCGGCGGCGCTGCTCGGCGAGCAACCGCCGCCGGCCGGTGGCGACGTCCGCGACGGCCTTGACGGGGTACGCGCGGCGCTCGCCCGGCACGGGGTGTTCCAGGCACCGGTGCGTCCGGTGTCGACGGCGGAGCTGCGCCGGCAGGTGGGGCACGCCTGGTTGAGTTTCCAGCATGGGCAGTACGCCCAGGTGGTGCGGGCGCTGCCAGGTTTGCTGGACGCCGTGCAGACCAGGCCGGTGGGGGAGCCGGGGCCGGCGGAGCTGGCGGTGCAGGCGTACCGGATCGCCTCGTCGGTGTTGGTGAAGCTGGGTGAGGCCGGCCTCGGCTGGCTGACCGCCGACCGGGCGGTGGCGGCGGCCGGTGGTGATGCGGTGCTTGTGGGTACGGCGACCATCTCGATCGGGCAGGCGTTGCGGCTCGCCGGCCGGCAGCGGCTGGCGCTGGCCGCCACCGTCGTGGCCGCGCAGCGGCTGACCATGGCGGCGAAGCGGCCGTCCCGGGTGCCGGCGGGGGACGGTCCGTCGCCGTCGGGTCGGCGGGCGCAGGAGTGGGCCGTGGGTGGGACGCTGCTGCTCCAGGGTGCCCTCGCCGCCGCCGGCTGCGGCGAAGCTCGGCAGGCCGAGGCGCTGCTCGACTGGGCCGACGGCGTGGCGAGCCGGGCCGAGGTCGCGGACGATCCACAGCGTACGAGCTTCGGGCCGGTCGCCGTGGAGATGGCGCGGGTGCTGGTGGCGGTCGAGCGGGGCGAGTTGGCCGAGGCGGTCACCCGGCACGAGTTGGTGATCCGGCGGGACGGGTGGCGGCGGCTGCCGGCCGAGTACCGGGGCGCCTACCTGGTGGACGCCGCGCGGGCGTACCTGCTCGCCGGTGACCCGGCCGGGGCGGGCCGGATGCTTGTCGCGGCCGATGGGGTCGCGCCGGCCGAGGTCCGGGCGCGGCCGTCGACCCGTACCCTCCTCGGCGAGCTTGCCCGGTGCCGACCGGTACCGCCGGGTGTGGCCCGGCTGGCCACCTTCGTCGGCCTCACCCGCTGA
- a CDS encoding helix-turn-helix transcriptional regulator — protein MVQKADTVGARIRYWRMRRGGMSQAVLAGLAGVSQPYVSQIESGRKTIDRRSTLVAFAAALQVTVADLLGQGTEPGDPARESATECVPAIWSALIEIEDGERRRPTCTPEQLAADIERSDELRMICNYPAMARMLPGLLVEAAAVGGPILARAAYQASTCLRHLGYRHLALSAARVAVSAAEGAEDSAWMAAARFVYVQSLPIESAALAARAADRSLSELQADAADVRVRQMLGQLHLSAALASTVEGRSDVARDHLAEATREANSLGDPADGGGFNGCGFGPTNVGLWQMSIAAEQGEMGRVIELSRTLRPQVLAATNRQLAYWLDLGRALSESGRRDAEALGAFVQAERAAPIPFTLNPLARDAVVTLAQRAKRRAVSDDLRLLAGRMGIRLAV, from the coding sequence ATGGTCCAGAAGGCTGACACCGTTGGGGCGAGGATCCGCTATTGGCGGATGCGCCGGGGCGGGATGTCTCAGGCCGTCCTCGCCGGGCTTGCTGGCGTCAGCCAGCCGTACGTCTCCCAGATCGAGTCGGGCCGGAAGACCATCGACCGGCGCTCCACCCTCGTGGCGTTCGCCGCAGCCCTCCAGGTCACGGTGGCCGACCTGCTCGGCCAGGGCACGGAACCGGGCGATCCTGCCCGTGAGAGTGCCACGGAGTGTGTGCCGGCGATCTGGTCAGCGTTGATCGAGATCGAGGACGGCGAACGACGGCGGCCGACCTGCACGCCGGAGCAGTTGGCTGCCGACATTGAGCGGAGCGATGAGCTCCGCATGATCTGCAACTACCCGGCCATGGCGAGGATGCTTCCGGGCCTGCTCGTGGAGGCTGCCGCCGTGGGCGGTCCGATCCTGGCACGGGCTGCTTACCAGGCATCGACATGCCTACGGCACCTTGGATACCGGCACCTGGCGCTTAGCGCGGCGAGGGTCGCGGTGTCTGCTGCCGAGGGTGCTGAGGATTCGGCGTGGATGGCGGCGGCGCGATTTGTGTACGTGCAGAGCTTGCCGATCGAGTCGGCGGCGCTTGCTGCACGGGCCGCCGATCGGTCGCTCAGCGAGTTGCAGGCTGACGCGGCCGATGTACGGGTGCGTCAAATGCTCGGGCAGCTTCACCTCTCGGCGGCGTTGGCCTCCACCGTCGAGGGTCGTTCGGACGTCGCTCGCGACCATCTCGCCGAGGCGACTCGGGAAGCGAACAGTCTCGGGGATCCGGCCGACGGAGGGGGCTTCAACGGCTGCGGATTCGGACCTACCAACGTTGGGCTGTGGCAGATGTCCATCGCAGCGGAGCAGGGAGAGATGGGCCGGGTGATCGAGCTGTCGCGGACGCTCCGACCGCAGGTGCTGGCGGCAACGAACCGCCAGTTGGCCTACTGGCTTGACCTCGGCCGCGCCCTGTCAGAAAGCGGCCGTCGGGACGCGGAAGCGCTGGGCGCATTCGTGCAGGCGGAACGTGCCGCGCCCATACCGTTCACGTTGAACCCGCTTGCCCGCGATGCGGTGGTGACCCTCGCTCAGCGGGCGAAGCGTCGGGCAGTTTCGGACGACCTGCGGCTGCTCGCCGGTCGGATGGGCATTCGTCTCGCCGTATAA
- a CDS encoding HD domain-containing protein: MSDDNGTAGAIAFIFEAGVLKRAARTGWWFAGVKHPETIAEHSFRAALIGMMLAAMEGADPARVSMLCVLHDTQETRITDIPHIAKRYLTAVPNTAVTADQVAACAPAVADVITAAVAEYEAGETLEAIVARDADKLECLVQAVEYRHQGIDNVQRWIDSSRAALKTASAHRLADAALTGQPLAWLTPGGAVGSAGQTGR; the protein is encoded by the coding sequence ATGAGCGACGACAACGGGACAGCCGGGGCAATCGCCTTCATCTTCGAGGCGGGCGTACTCAAACGCGCCGCCCGCACCGGCTGGTGGTTCGCCGGAGTCAAGCATCCCGAAACGATCGCCGAGCACTCGTTCCGTGCCGCGCTGATCGGCATGATGCTGGCCGCCATGGAGGGTGCCGACCCCGCCCGGGTGTCCATGCTCTGCGTCCTGCACGACACGCAGGAAACTCGGATCACCGACATCCCGCACATCGCCAAGCGCTACCTCACCGCCGTACCCAACACCGCAGTCACCGCCGACCAGGTCGCCGCCTGCGCACCCGCCGTGGCCGACGTCATCACCGCCGCCGTCGCCGAGTACGAGGCTGGCGAGACCCTCGAAGCCATCGTGGCGCGCGACGCCGACAAGCTCGAATGCCTCGTCCAAGCCGTCGAGTACCGCCACCAGGGCATCGACAACGTCCAACGCTGGATCGACAGCTCCCGCGCCGCCCTCAAGACCGCATCCGCCCACCGCCTCGCCGACGCCGCCCTCACCGGCCAACCCCTCGCCTGGCTCACTCCGGGAGGGGCCGTCGGCTCTGCCGGTCAGACGGGGAGGTAG
- the treZ gene encoding malto-oligosyltrehalose trehalohydrolase, which yields MSEFTVWAPEAKRVRLRLPHGADHEMRAGRNGWWKVELPGAGLDYSFVLDDDEQALPDPRSMWQPFGVHGPSRVYDHSAFTWTDGSWTGRQLPGSILYELHVGTFTPEGTFDAAIGKLDHLVELGVDMIELLPVNAFNGEHNWGYDGACWFAPHEPYGGPDGLKRLVDAAHARGLGVILDVVYNHFGPSGAYAPLFAPYLSDRNTPWGQAVNLDGPHSDGVRRFIIDSILMWLRDYHVDGLRLDAVHALPDTRAVHLLEEIAVEVETLSVHLGRPLSLIAESDLNDPRLITPREAGGFGLHAQWNDDAHHALHTLLTGEQQGYYGDFGSMECLAEVLRGAFFHTGTWSSFRHRQHGRPVDQRTPGHRFVAYLQNHDQIGNRATGDRLSMSVSPAMLRVGATLLMTSPFTPMLFMGEEWAATTPWQYFTSHPEPELATAVSTGRRREFAAHGWSSSEVPDPQDRQTFVRSRLDWAELDKPEHRQMYDFYRRLIVLRKSRPELSDPHLFAVDVRHGDRFLVLRRGGCLVAANLADKPQRVTLPGVARRVLLATGEGVTVQRDRIELPAETAAIVAL from the coding sequence ATGTCTGAGTTCACGGTCTGGGCACCGGAGGCCAAGCGGGTGCGGCTGCGCCTGCCGCACGGTGCCGACCACGAGATGCGCGCCGGCCGGAACGGCTGGTGGAAGGTCGAGCTGCCCGGCGCCGGCCTCGACTACTCCTTCGTGCTCGACGACGACGAGCAGGCGCTGCCCGACCCCCGCTCGATGTGGCAGCCCTTCGGGGTGCACGGGCCGAGCCGCGTCTACGACCATTCGGCCTTCACCTGGACCGACGGCTCGTGGACCGGCCGGCAACTGCCCGGCAGCATCCTCTACGAACTGCACGTCGGCACCTTCACCCCGGAGGGCACCTTCGACGCCGCCATCGGCAAGCTCGACCACCTGGTCGAACTCGGCGTCGACATGATCGAGTTGCTGCCGGTGAACGCCTTCAACGGCGAGCACAACTGGGGCTACGACGGTGCCTGCTGGTTCGCCCCGCACGAACCCTACGGCGGCCCGGACGGCCTCAAACGGCTTGTCGACGCCGCCCACGCGCGCGGGCTGGGGGTGATCCTCGACGTCGTCTACAACCATTTCGGCCCCTCCGGGGCCTACGCGCCGCTCTTCGCGCCCTATCTCAGCGACCGCAACACCCCCTGGGGCCAGGCGGTCAACCTGGACGGCCCGCACTCCGACGGGGTACGCCGCTTCATCATCGACAGCATCCTGATGTGGCTGCGCGACTACCACGTCGACGGCCTGCGCCTGGACGCCGTACACGCCCTGCCCGACACCCGCGCGGTGCACCTGCTGGAGGAGATCGCCGTCGAGGTCGAAACCCTCTCGGTGCACCTGGGCCGCCCGCTGTCGCTGATCGCCGAGTCCGACCTCAACGACCCCCGGCTGATCACCCCACGCGAGGCCGGCGGCTTCGGCCTGCACGCCCAGTGGAACGACGACGCCCACCACGCCCTGCACACCCTGCTCACCGGCGAACAGCAGGGCTACTACGGCGACTTCGGCAGCATGGAATGCCTCGCCGAGGTGCTGCGCGGCGCCTTCTTCCACACCGGCACCTGGTCCAGCTTCCGCCACCGCCAACACGGCCGCCCGGTCGACCAGCGCACCCCCGGCCACCGCTTCGTGGCCTACCTGCAAAACCACGACCAGATCGGCAACCGTGCCACGGGCGACCGGTTGAGCATGTCGGTGTCGCCGGCCATGCTGCGCGTCGGCGCGACCCTGCTGATGACCTCGCCCTTCACTCCGATGCTCTTCATGGGCGAGGAGTGGGCAGCCACCACGCCGTGGCAGTACTTCACGTCGCATCCCGAGCCCGAGTTGGCCACGGCGGTCTCCACCGGCCGGCGGCGCGAGTTCGCCGCCCACGGCTGGTCGTCTTCCGAGGTCCCCGACCCCCAGGACCGGCAGACCTTCGTACGCTCCCGGCTCGACTGGGCCGAGCTGGACAAACCCGAACACCGGCAGATGTACGACTTCTACCGGCGACTGATCGTCCTACGGAAGTCCCGTCCCGAGTTGTCGGACCCGCACCTGTTCGCGGTCGACGTGCGGCACGGCGACCGGTTTCTGGTGCTGCGGCGAGGCGGCTGCCTGGTAGCAGCCAACCTTGCCGACAAACCGCAACGGGTGACGTTGCCGGGCGTGGCCCGCCGGGTCCTGCTGGCCACGGGCGAGGGCGTCACCGTCCAACGCGACAGGATCGAGTTACCAGCCGAAACAGCGGCCATCGTGGCGCTCTGA
- the treY gene encoding malto-oligosyltrehalose synthase, whose protein sequence is MTEHPVGATYRVQIRPGFDLDTTAGIAGYLADLGVTHLYSAPLLAAAPGSAHGYDVVDHRQVNPEIGGEAGRQRLLRALREVGLGLVVDIVPNHAGVAVPAANPPWWDVLRRGRESAYASWFDIDWDAGRLLLPVLADRPDALDDLKLADGELRYHEHRFPIADGTGDGSPMQVHERQHYQLVSWRRGDAELTYRRFFAVSSLAGLRVEDPAVFAATHELILAWAQAGEIDGIRVDHPDGLRDPAGYLARLRAAAPNAWLIVEKILEYGEELPDWPVAGTTGYDALAAVGGLFVDGDGEADFTALDTRLTGRATSWADLTHDTKLGAATRLLAAELNRLAGLAPEVDRAAARAALAELAAAFPVYRGYPPEGVRHLANARAEAGRRRIDLTGALDAVTRRLRDPDDELARRFPQFTGAVMAKGVEDTAYYRWTRFVALNEVGGSPTHFGTPPGRFHRFAAAHHERWPASMTTLSTHDTKRGEDVRARLAVLAELPHRWAELVTRWMAAVPLPDAALAHLLWQTAVGAWPIERERLHAYAEKAAREAAASTSWTDPDPAFEQAMHALVDAIYDDPAVSAELAAFAAEITPPGWSNSLGQKLLQLAMPGVPDTYQGTELWDNSLVDPDNRRPVDFGVRRELLARLDAGWQPAVDESGAAKLLVVSRTLRARRDHPELFGDYQPVIAVGPAARHAVAFDRGGALAVATRLPLRLAAAGGWRETTLSLPVNEMSCLFTGQVYSDGQVRLADLLATYPVALLVPTT, encoded by the coding sequence ATGACCGAGCACCCCGTCGGCGCGACCTACCGGGTGCAGATCCGCCCCGGCTTCGACCTGGACACCACCGCCGGCATCGCCGGCTACCTCGCCGACCTCGGCGTCACCCACCTCTACAGCGCGCCGCTGCTGGCCGCCGCCCCGGGCAGCGCGCACGGCTACGACGTGGTCGACCACCGCCAGGTCAACCCGGAGATCGGCGGCGAGGCCGGCCGGCAGCGGCTGCTGCGGGCGCTGCGCGAGGTCGGGCTCGGCCTGGTCGTGGACATCGTGCCCAACCACGCCGGGGTGGCCGTGCCGGCGGCCAATCCGCCCTGGTGGGACGTGCTGCGCCGGGGGCGCGAGTCGGCGTACGCGAGCTGGTTCGACATCGACTGGGACGCCGGTCGGCTGCTGCTGCCGGTGCTCGCCGACCGCCCCGACGCGCTCGACGACCTGAAGCTGGCCGACGGGGAGCTGCGCTATCACGAGCACCGTTTCCCGATCGCCGACGGCACCGGCGACGGCAGCCCGATGCAGGTGCACGAGCGGCAGCACTACCAGCTGGTCTCCTGGCGACGCGGCGACGCCGAGCTGACGTACCGCCGGTTCTTCGCCGTTTCCAGCCTGGCCGGGCTGCGGGTGGAGGACCCGGCGGTGTTCGCCGCCACCCACGAGCTGATCCTGGCCTGGGCGCAGGCCGGCGAGATCGACGGCATCCGGGTCGACCATCCCGACGGGCTGCGCGACCCGGCCGGCTACCTGGCCCGGTTGCGCGCCGCCGCGCCGAACGCCTGGCTGATCGTGGAGAAGATCCTGGAGTACGGCGAGGAGCTGCCGGACTGGCCGGTGGCCGGCACCACCGGCTACGACGCCCTCGCGGCGGTCGGCGGGCTCTTCGTCGACGGCGACGGCGAGGCCGACTTCACCGCCCTGGACACCCGGCTCACCGGCCGGGCCACCTCCTGGGCCGACCTGACCCACGACACCAAACTCGGCGCGGCCACCCGGCTGCTCGCCGCCGAGCTGAACCGGCTCGCCGGGCTCGCCCCCGAGGTGGACCGGGCCGCCGCCCGCGCCGCCCTCGCCGAACTGGCCGCCGCGTTTCCGGTCTACCGGGGCTACCCGCCCGAGGGCGTCCGGCACCTGGCCAACGCTCGCGCCGAGGCGGGCCGCCGCCGCATCGACCTGACCGGCGCGCTGGACGCGGTCACCCGCCGGCTGCGCGATCCCGACGACGAGTTGGCCCGCCGCTTCCCGCAGTTCACCGGCGCGGTGATGGCCAAGGGCGTCGAGGACACCGCCTACTACCGGTGGACCCGGTTCGTCGCGCTCAACGAGGTCGGCGGCAGCCCCACCCACTTCGGCACCCCACCCGGCCGCTTCCACCGCTTCGCCGCCGCCCACCACGAGCGCTGGCCGGCCAGCATGACCACCCTGTCGACCCACGACACCAAGCGCGGCGAGGACGTCCGGGCCCGCCTCGCGGTCCTCGCCGAGCTGCCGCACCGCTGGGCCGAGCTGGTCACCCGGTGGATGGCCGCGGTGCCGCTGCCGGACGCCGCCCTGGCCCACCTGCTCTGGCAGACCGCCGTCGGCGCCTGGCCGATCGAACGCGAGCGCTTGCACGCGTACGCCGAGAAGGCCGCCCGGGAGGCCGCTGCCTCGACCAGCTGGACCGACCCCGACCCCGCCTTCGAGCAGGCCATGCACGCCCTGGTCGACGCCATCTACGACGACCCGGCCGTCTCGGCGGAGCTGGCCGCGTTCGCCGCCGAGATCACCCCGCCGGGCTGGTCCAACTCGCTCGGCCAGAAGCTGCTCCAGTTGGCCATGCCCGGGGTGCCCGACACCTATCAGGGCACCGAGCTGTGGGACAACTCCCTGGTCGACCCGGACAACCGCCGCCCGGTCGACTTCGGCGTACGCCGGGAACTGCTGGCCCGGCTCGACGCCGGCTGGCAGCCGGCGGTGGACGAGTCCGGCGCGGCGAAGCTGCTCGTGGTGTCCCGGACCCTGCGCGCCCGCCGCGACCATCCGGAGCTGTTCGGCGACTACCAGCCGGTGATCGCGGTCGGCCCGGCCGCCCGGCACGCCGTCGCCTTCGACCGGGGCGGCGCACTCGCCGTCGCCACCCGGCTGCCGCTGCGCCTGGCCGCGGCCGGCGGCTGGCGGGAAACCACCCTGTCATTGCCCGTTAACGAGATGTCGTGCCTGTTCACCGGGCAGGTCTACAGTGACGGTCAGGTCCGCCTGGCCGACCTGTTGGCCACCTATCCCGTCGCGCTGCTGGTGCCCACCACCTGA
- the glgX gene encoding glycogen debranching protein GlgX: protein MQVWPGERYPLGATYDGMGTNFAIFSEVAEKVELCLFDEWDIGTERRVELREVDAYVWHAYIPGLGPGQRYGYRVHGPYDPGNGLRCNPHKLLIDPYAKAIDGDVQWDPAVYDYVHGDPERRNDTDSAPFMPKSVVVNPYFDWGNDAPPRIPYHHSVIYEAHVRGLTMRLPGIPEELRGTYAGIASPPMIEHLTRLGITAIELMPVHQFVNDHRLADLGLRNYWGYNTIGFFAPHHAYSALGHLGQQVQEFRGMVKALHAAGIEVILDVVYNHTAEGNHLGPTLSFKGVDNPSYYRLSEEDRRYYVDYTGTGNSLNVRSPHSLQLIMDSLRYWVTEMHVDGFRFDLAATLAREFYDVDRLSTFFEVVQQDPVVSRVKLIAEPWDIGPGGYQVGNFPPQWTEWNGKYRDTVRDFWRGEPATLAEFASRISGSADLYQDDGRRPFHSINFVTCHDGFTLADLVSYNDKHNEANGEENRDGESHNRSWNCGVEGDTDDPGVRTLRARQRRNFLATLMLSQGVPMIGHGDELGRTQRGNNNAYCQDSELAWVDWDNVDTELLDFTRRLVEFRRQHQVFQRRRFFTGLPVRGREVDEPLPDLAWYTPDGREMTGEDWGNDFGRSVALFVNGDGIRERGQYGQRHHDASFWLCFNAHDAPLDFTPPPVEFGQRWELVISTAEPDQDKGTTVEAGGTLCVPDRSLVVLERVA from the coding sequence ATGCAGGTCTGGCCGGGCGAGCGGTATCCCCTCGGTGCCACCTACGACGGGATGGGCACCAACTTTGCGATCTTCTCCGAGGTGGCGGAGAAGGTCGAACTCTGTCTCTTCGACGAGTGGGACATCGGCACCGAGCGCCGCGTCGAGCTGCGCGAGGTGGACGCCTACGTCTGGCACGCGTACATCCCCGGGCTCGGGCCGGGGCAGCGATACGGCTACCGGGTGCACGGCCCGTACGACCCGGGCAACGGGCTGCGCTGCAACCCGCACAAGCTGCTCATCGACCCGTACGCCAAGGCCATCGACGGTGACGTGCAGTGGGACCCGGCGGTCTACGACTACGTGCACGGCGACCCGGAGCGGCGCAACGACACCGACTCGGCGCCGTTCATGCCGAAGTCGGTGGTGGTGAACCCGTACTTCGACTGGGGCAACGACGCCCCGCCGCGCATCCCGTACCACCACTCGGTGATCTACGAGGCGCACGTACGCGGGCTGACCATGCGGCTGCCCGGCATCCCCGAGGAACTGCGCGGCACGTACGCGGGCATCGCCTCACCCCCGATGATCGAGCACCTGACCCGGCTCGGGATCACCGCTATCGAGCTGATGCCGGTGCACCAGTTCGTCAACGACCACCGCCTGGCCGACCTGGGGCTGCGCAACTACTGGGGTTACAACACCATCGGCTTCTTCGCCCCGCACCACGCCTACTCCGCGCTCGGTCACCTCGGCCAGCAGGTGCAGGAGTTCCGGGGCATGGTCAAGGCGCTGCACGCGGCCGGCATCGAGGTGATCCTCGACGTGGTCTACAACCACACCGCCGAGGGCAACCACCTCGGCCCGACGCTGAGCTTCAAGGGCGTCGACAACCCCAGCTACTACCGGCTGTCGGAGGAAGATCGGCGCTACTACGTCGACTACACCGGCACCGGCAACAGCCTCAACGTCCGCAGCCCGCACTCGCTCCAGCTGATCATGGACTCGCTGCGGTACTGGGTGACCGAGATGCACGTCGACGGCTTCCGCTTCGACCTGGCCGCCACCCTGGCCCGCGAGTTCTACGACGTGGACCGCCTCTCCACCTTCTTCGAGGTGGTGCAGCAGGACCCGGTGGTCAGCCGGGTCAAGCTGATCGCCGAACCGTGGGACATCGGCCCCGGCGGCTACCAGGTCGGCAACTTCCCCCCGCAGTGGACCGAGTGGAACGGAAAATACCGGGACACCGTCCGCGACTTCTGGCGCGGCGAGCCGGCCACCCTCGCCGAGTTCGCCTCCCGCATCTCCGGCTCCGCCGACCTCTACCAGGACGACGGCCGCCGCCCGTTCCACAGCATCAACTTCGTCACCTGCCACGACGGCTTCACGCTGGCCGACCTGGTCTCCTACAACGACAAGCACAACGAGGCAAACGGCGAGGAGAACCGCGACGGCGAGAGCCACAACCGGTCCTGGAACTGCGGCGTCGAGGGCGACACCGACGACCCCGGCGTACGCACCCTGCGGGCCCGGCAGCGGCGCAACTTCCTGGCCACCCTGATGCTCTCCCAGGGCGTACCGATGATCGGCCACGGCGACGAGCTGGGCCGCACCCAACGCGGCAACAACAACGCCTACTGCCAGGACAGCGAGCTGGCCTGGGTCGACTGGGACAACGTCGACACCGAGCTGCTCGACTTCACCCGCCGGCTTGTCGAGTTCCGCCGCCAACACCAAGTCTTCCAGCGCCGCCGCTTCTTCACCGGCCTGCCGGTACGCGGTCGCGAGGTGGACGAGCCGCTGCCCGACCTGGCCTGGTACACCCCGGACGGGCGGGAGATGACCGGCGAAGACTGGGGCAACGACTTCGGCCGCTCGGTGGCGCTCTTCGTCAACGGCGACGGCATCCGCGAACGCGGCCAGTACGGCCAGCGCCACCACGACGCCTCCTTCTGGCTCTGCTTCAACGCCCACGACGCGCCACTTGACTTCACCCCGCCGCCGGTCGAGTTCGGCCAGCGGTGGGAGTTGGTGATCAGCACCGCCGAACCCGACCAGGACAAGGGCACCACCGTCGAGGCCGGCGGCACGCTCTGCGTACCGGACCGCTCCCTGGTGGTGCTGGAGAGGGTGGCCTGA